Within the Candidatus Alcyoniella australis genome, the region GCGGCAGGAACGGCGCGCGGGTAAACAGCGAGATCTGCTCGCCCTGGCCGCCGGGCAGCGGCGGATAGAGCGCCAGATGGCGCAGGTTGATCGAGAAGGTGACGGCGAATCCGAAAACAGCGAGCACTATCGGCCAGGGCTTGAGCAGCTTGCGTTGGTACATGCTCAGGCCCACGCCGAAGACCATCAGGATCGGCAGGAAACGCAGGCCCATGCCCGAGACCAAGCCCAGTAACAGCCCCAGAGCCAGCGGCCCCGCGGACTGAGTAATCAGCAGGTAGAACAGCACCGAGCTGGTGGCCAGCGCGATGAAGTTGCGGTCGAGCACCGGTGTATTGAGCACGAAGGGGTTGAGTACGGCAAAGGCCGCGGCGATCAGGGCGTAGGCCCGCTTTTTCAGCAGGTGATGGACGCTTAAATAGCTGAAGCAGGCCAGGGTCGCGGCAAAAGCCGCGTGCACGCCGTGGATACCGTATTTCTTGAAGATCACCAGGGCGGTGGCGGGCCAGGGCACGTTGCCCGGGGTGGAGATGATCTTGTGGATCTGCTCCAGGCTCTCGGCCTGCGGTAGTCCGGGCGCGGCCATGGTCTTGAAGATCATCAGGTAGAAGCAGTAGGCGTCGTTGCGCAGGATCCAGGAGTAGACCTGGAACATCAGCTCGTCCTGGGTGTGGAACACCACGTAGAACGCGGCGCTGCCCCCGGCGATGCACAGCAGCAGCAGGTCGTCGAGCTTGGGCAGGGCGAGCCGCAGACTACGAAACCAACGCCACAGCGGAATGATGAAGATCAGCGTTGCCACGGCCGCCACGTTCATCAGGATTTGCAGCCTGATTAGCTGGCCGAGCATCAGCGCGATCCAGGCCGCGGTGAAGGGCACCACCAGCATTGAGACGAACAGCGTCAGCGCCACCTTGGCCCGCGTGGGAAGGTCGCTTTTAGCGAACAGCCAGTAGCCCAGGCCGATGCCCGGAAGTACGTAGAAGAACTCGATCAGCAGCAGGATTTTAAACACTTTCCCCAACATCAGCATTTTGTAGCGACCGCTTGTGCGCGTTGCGCAGCGTCAGTCCCGCGCGGTCGCAAAGGTTTTTAATGCTCGATCGTTTTTTCGGATTGCACTCAATGGAGAGGGCTATCGCCGCCTGGTACGCCCTGGCCAGGGCCCGGTCGCTTCTAGTAGACGAGCGCCCGATGATGCGTTCGAGATGATACAAAGCGCGGTCCACCAGTCCCAGGCGCCTGCACAGTGAGAAAATCGACCAGCGCATTACAAACGTCGCGCTGTTGAGGTTGTTCATCCGTTCGGAGTTGATGATGAACAGCTCCTTGTGCCGCAACGCCTTGCCGTAATTGCCGCGGTTGAAATGGATGGTGCCCAAGCCCAGGTGCGGGCAGGTTCCCTGGGGCCGGGCTTTCCAGTTGTCGATAGCCGCGGTGAACAGTTCCTCGGCCAGCTGCTCGTTCCCCTCGTGGTACAGGTAGACCTCGCCGAGGAAAACCTGGTTGCCGTAGTCGTCCTCTCCCTTGATCGAGCGGATCACCGCCTGCACCGAGGGATTCGATAGGTTCCCGAAGTCGAGGGCCGGATGACCATCAAGAAAGGCTTGGAGCGGATTGTGCCCGTAGAGATCGATCATCCGTCTGCTGCCGACCTCGCGCTCGACCGCCTTGGATGTGAGATCGTCAGCAGGATCAGGGCCGCGAGGGACAGCGCGCGCAATGTCTTGGAACGCATGGCGGCGCTTCGGGTCTTGCCCGGGGGAGAAGGATTATCGGGCATCGGCCACGTTGTCGGCGTTGATCAGCAGGCTCAGCCGGGCGATCAAGGCGGACTTCAGTGTGCGACTCGCCGGCCGGTCTTGGTCCTCGGGAAACGAATCGAGGATTTGCAGCGCCCGGCCGTACTCCCCGAGTGCGATTCGCAGCTTGAGCACTTGCCAACGTGTTTCGCGCACGATGTAGTCGTTGATGCCGTTGGCGTCGGCGTAGGTAAGGTAGTTTTCCCACTCGTCGGCCGCGGACTTGTAGTCTCCCGACTGGAAATAAACCAGGCCGAGCCCCTCGTTTGGGCAAAACACTGCCCCGTTGCCACGCTGCTGCTTGTTGATGGTGCGGACCAGCTGCCCTGTGACTTGGTTGGAATGGCCCGGATCCGCGCTGGAGTACTTGTAGGCCAGGAACATCGCGTCTGATTGGTCGCCGGCATAGGTGCTGCGCAGCACCGACTGCACTACCGGATCGTCGGTGTCAAAGTAATCGAGTTGTTGGTTGTAGGTAAACAGCACGCAGATCATGTTGATCGTCGGGGTCATCGATGCCTGCTCAATGCCCGTGTTCAACATCAGCGACCAGCTGGACAACATACAGATCGAGACGCACAGCACAGCCAGCAGCAGCGCCCGCCAGACGGAACTTTCACGTACGGTTATCAGAAGTTGTGCGATCCGTCGAGTAGCGAACATACTGATTGGTCCGGTCGGATTGTCTGTTGACTCCATAGATTCACGGCAGGCGAACCTGAGTATACCTTGGTTGCGGTTCAGTACTCCAGCCGGAGACGGTCGCATCGCGCGTTGCGAAATAAGTGCCGGGAGGGGACGGAGCTGCATTTTAATGATCAAGAGGTATGGGGATTCGTGTCGTAGTCTTGCATCTGGCGTATGGCGATCGATGAGAGCATTGCGTTGGCAATGGCCCGGTTGTAGTTCTTGGTAACCCGCTCGCCGAAGGTCTCGATCCGTTGCCGTGCCTTGTCCAAGCGACCCTGCTTGGAGTAGGCCAGGCCGAGCCGCCAGTAGGATGAACGGGTCCCGGCATCGTTGGAGCCGAGCCGCTCGGCGTTTTTCAGGTAGATCTCGAGCTGCTCGATGCCGGTCTGAACGTCCCCGTTGACAAAGGCGATCACGCCCAGCCCCTGATGGGGGCAGGTCGGCGGCGTTCCGTTCTGTTCTGATTTATCGATCGCCTCGCGGAACAGCTCGCTCGCCAACTCGTTGTGGCCCGGGGTAAGCATGTAGGTCTCGCCCAGGTCTTTGAGCAATCCCGGGTCGGTGTCGGCCCTGGCCGTTCGCAGCATCGCTTTGACCAGCGGGTCGTTGCGATCATAGAAATCGGTCTGCGGATTGTGGCTAAAGAACTGCCAGACCAAGTCGGTCTCGCTCACGGGCGAGCCCGGAGGCTGATCGAATTTGATTCGCTCCCAATCGAGCCGACTTTCGAGGATCGAACTGGCCGAGGTTATGCTCAACAGCAGGATCAAGGCAAAGCAGCAGCAGAGGATCAACCTATTAACTATTACCAATTTGGTGATAGTTGGTCTTGAAAAGCGGAATCGTTTCATAAAATAGAACTGCTGCCCAGCGGACTCCCGCCGGACTCTATTGTGTCATCATTTCCTTTAAAACTGATGATATAGGATGTGGAGCAGCACTGTCCAGTATTATGCAATCACAGTCTGCAGCTGCCGGGTCAGTCGGGCGTCATTGAGGCTTGCAGCGTGGCACAGGCCCACAGCAGGCCGGCACAGAGCCTGTCGTTGTGAGATTGCGCCAGGAGCGCGGCGGTCGGCAGATGGCGCAACGCCTGTTGCGGGAGATCGAGCCTGATCAGCAGCCGGATCAGCGACCAGCGTGTGATGCCGGTGTTGTCGTCCTCCACATCCGTGGCCGCGGCGTTGGTCAGGTAGGTCTCCCAATGTTCGATCGCCTGATCATAGTCGCCGTTGCGGAACATCAGCGTGCCCAGACCCTGGTGGGGGCAGGTCGGCAGCTCGCCCTTGGCGTAGATCCGATCCAGGGCTAGATAAAAGTAGTTCTCGGCGTCTTGGCGTTGTTCGGGCAATACCATCAGCTCCTCGCCGATGTCCACCAGCAGCTGGGGGTCGGAGTCGGCGTAGGCGAAGCGCTTGAGCGCCTGCACGTAGCGGTTTGAAGGGTCGTGAATGCTTACGTTTTCGATCTGGGAGAAGAAAGTCCAGACTGCGTTGATGTCATCGGGCGGGGAGTCGCGGTGGTTGAGGTCGTACTCGAAGTCCACGGCGTCGCGCATCTGGTTCGAGATCAGGGCAAAGCTGGCCAGCAGGGCGCCGATGAACAGCAGCGTGTACAGCACTCGGACGATCGAGATGTATTTCGGTCTCGCGCTATGCTCTGCCATTGGTCTCATCCAAGCGATCAGGCTATGCAAACTCGGATGTGCTGTCCAGCCTCGGCGATTACGATTTCGAATGATGGATTATTCATCGCCTCGCATTGTCTGGGCCCTAAGGCGCAGGGCCGCGCGTAGCGCATGGGCCAGGGCACGATCTTGGTCGTTGCGGGCCAGGGGGATGAAGCTCTGAACGTAGAGCAACGACTGCTGGTCGTTTCCCTCGATAAAGTGCACTACGGATAGGCTCCAGCGGATCAGATAGGTGTTGTCGTCCTCGATGCCCACCGACTCGGAGTTGCCGATAAAGGTCTCCCATTGTTTCAGGGCGGACTCGGTCTGTCCTTGAGCAAAGAAGATCGTGCCCAAACCGTGGTGCGGGCAGGTGGGCACGATGCCCATCTGTTCGGATTTGTTTACCGCGTCGCGCAGAAAGTCCTCAGCCTGGTTTTCGTACTCTGGATTATCGAGGTAGGCCAGGCCCATGTCGGTCAGCAGTTGGGCTTGATTCTTGATCAGCGCGTAGCGCACCAGCGACTGAACCAGCGGCTGGGAACGGTCGAAGATGTCGGCCCCCGGGGTCAGGCCGACGAACTCCCAAACCAGGGTGGTATCCCGCGGCCCCTCGATCGACTGCGCCATCGCCTGCTCGGCGGATAGGTCGAGAGCCGAGTAAGCCAGCAGCAGCCCGACATTACACGCCAGCAGCAGGCAGAACAGTGCTACAAGTGCGATGCGTCTCATGTGATATGGGAAGTATATTACATCGGCGCTCGTACGCGAATCAGTGAACGGAGGAGGGGGTCTCGCGCAGAACGCTGGTCGTAATCCGCGAGCTTTGCACCGGCTCATAGCCGGCCCTGCTCGCGCATACCCAAACATTATTACCCACCCCCACCATCGTCCGATGCGGGGCGGGTCGTGGCATTACGACCAGCGAACTACGCGAGCCTTACGGCGGCTCCAAGCCGCCACCGGCTCAAGGCGCTTGGCGGTGTCGTTCGAGGATGAAGTACGATCCCATGGTCTTTATCGGTCCGACCCTGACGTAGGCCCGTCCCAGGTAGAGGTCCGGATTTTCAGGATCGATCTGGACCAAATAGTCGCGCAACACCCAGGTGAACGTTTGGAGAGGGTTGTCGCCGTCGCCGTAGTCCAGGAACAGCGCGTGGGGATGGGCCGCGTCCTCATCGTCGGCCTGGTACGCCTTAACCGAGTAGAACCCGTAACGCTTGGGCGTCTCGTCCGAGGGTTTGGCGATCCAGGGATTGTCCGCGCCGTTTTGCTTGATCGGCACGTTGTAGCCGAAGGGCTGGCCGTCCTTTTGGAAGAAGCCCTTGGTGAATTTCTGAAACCCGAGCACGCGGGTGAACCCAGGATGGTTGTAGCCGCGGAACTCCCAGCCCGCGAGCTGCTCGAACTCCGGCGTTGTGCCGGCCTCGAACACTGCGTCGAGCTCGCTGGTCTTCATTTTAATCAGGTCTTGCATCGTGCGTTTTTCAGCGCTCATCGCTAGAGCCCCTCGTGGATCTTCTGCGCCATGCGGTCGGCAATGGCCATGATCGTGAACATCGGGTTCACGCCGGTCCCCTCGGGCAGGATGCCGGTGTCGGCGATGTAGAGGTTGTCGTAGTCGTGGCACTTGCCCGCTGGATCGACGACGCTGGTGGCCGGATCGCCGCCCATGCGCGTGGTGCCGAAGATGTGGTTGCCCGCGTTGACCATATCCGTGGCCTTGAGCGGGAAGGTTTTGATCAGCTGGGCCTGTTCGCTGCTGTTGATCATCGAGGGCACGCCGTGCAGGCCCGGCAGAATGTAGTCGGCGCCCGCGGCGAAGAACAGGTCGGCCAGGGCCCCCAGGCCGCGCTGGATCACCTTGACGTCGCGCTGGTCAAAGTTCCACTTGATGATCGGATTCCAGCCGCGCTTGGCCTTGACCGTGCCGAAGGAATGCTTGGTCCTGACGATCGTGTCCCAGGGCGCGAAGTTTTTCGCCATCGCCAGGTGCTCTTTATGCTTGAAACCGAAGTCCGGGAAGCGCACCGCCAAAATCGGCAGCGGCGACCACAGCACCTCGAGCTTGAATCCCTGATCGAGGAAGTGCAGCGACTGCCAGCCCTGGGTCGCGCCCTCCCAAGGATTGACCGGCTCGGGGAAGAATCCGCCGATGGCCGCGCCGGGGTGGTACTGCAGGTTGCGTCCGACTTGGCCGCTGGAGTTCGCGGCCTTGTTTTTTTGCAGGATCAACGGAGTGGCCATCACGCCCGCTGCCAGCACCACGGTCTTGGCGATGATCGTCAGCGTGTGCCCCGCATTGCCTTTGCGATCCACGGCGCGCGCGCGCATGCCGCGTACGCGACGCCCCTCGATCAGCAGCTCCTCGCCGCGCATCGATGTGTAGACCCGGCCGCCGGCCTTGATCAGGTCCGGCACGTAGTTGAGGTCCATCGATTTTTTTGCACGGGTTGGGCAACCGGTGAAGCACTCGGCGCAGCCCTTGCACCCGGTCTCGTTGCGCTCGATCGGCTGGTGGTCTAATCCGAGTTTCTCACAGGCGTCGCGGAACAGCGTATTGCGAAGCCCCAGCGACTCGTCGGCCACCGGACGAATGCCCAGATACTGATGCACGCGGTCGAAGTGCGGGTCGAGCGCCTCGCGGCTGATGCCCTCCAACCGGTGCCGCTCGCTCCAGCCGCTGTAGATGAAATCGGGCGGACGCGCGCAGATCGCGCTGTTGGTCACCGAGGTGCCGCCCAGGCAGTTGGCAGCCATGTTGGGCAGGAAGATGTTGCCCTGGGCCACGCGTAGACCATCCTCGCGGCACCAGCGGTGCATCGACTCGCCGGGCTCGAGCACGAAGTCGTCGGGACCGAAGATCGGACCCTCCTCGATCAGCACTACGTCGCGGCCCAGCTGCGCCGCCTCCTTGGCCACGATCGCGCCCGCGGGGCCCGAGCCCACGACCAGCACGTCGCAGCTCTCGCGCAGATCGCCGCTGTAGTCCTGGTACTGCTTGACCCCGGCGTAGAAGTCGACCCCCTCGGCCTCGGGCACGAGCTGTTCGCAGCCCTCGGGCCGGTAGACGCCCATCTGTTTCTGAACTTCGGCGTCGTCAAGGTAGCCCATGCTGAACAGCGCGCGCACCGAGGTGAACATCGTGCGCCGCAGGTAGAGCTTGCTCTCTTCCCAGCCTGCGAGGTAACGCTGCCGCTCCTCAACGCTGAGTTGGCTGAAGCGACGCCAGCTTGGCACAAAGATCAGCGTGGCCTGTTCGAGCATCACCAGCAGCGCCTTGATGCCAAAGGCGTAGAACGGCGCAATCTTAACGATGTACTCGTCGATGTACTTAAGCACTCCGGCCTGTTTGGCCGAGGGGCTGATCGCCCCGCCCTCGGGCAGCATCGCCTCGCCGATCGCCTCGACGATTAGCTGCTGGCGGCGGCTTAGATTTTTCGCCCGTGCATCAACCGCCGGATAACTCAGAAACAGCCGGCCTACAATTGCGAAGCCGACCACACCAACCGCGATACCGATTAGAAAAGTCATGGGAAGGGACATTAAGACCATGTCAGATCAAGGTCAATACCAGGACCGATTGATTACGCAGCAAGTCGATAAAGCGATGGCATAATTATCAAGCTAATCAATAGATTAGAGTATAAACCCTGATGTAATACTTTAGGTCGGTCGCGCTGCTACCAGCTGCCGCCCAGAGCCAGCCCGGGGTAGAGCATCCAGTAGTTGATGCCCGGCCCGTTATGGTACATGCCCACAAGCTCGGGCGTAATCGAGAAGTGTCCCCAGTGAAACTCGCTGCCCACGATCAATCCCAATTGATGGAACGACAGGCCGTACTCGATGGTGTGGTCGAACTCCTGGTCCAGGCCGCTGGTCTTGCGTCGGTAGTCGATGTCCGCGTAGTGGTAGACGTAGAGCGGGCCGATGTAGGGCGAGACGTGCTCGCCTTGGCGGCCGATGAGCAGCGGCAGTTCCGCGCTGAGCACGTAGCCGCTATAGGAGTCCTCGGCCTCGCCATCGCCGATGGTGTTCTCCGATTGATCGCCCTTAATGTCGCGGAAGCCTACTCCCGGTGAAATGGACAGCGCGCCGCTGTCGCCGAACTCGGCCAGCAGCACTTTGGCGTTGAGTCGGCCGTAGAGCGATGCGGTCAGCCGCGCTTCAATGTCGACCCGATCATGCACTCCCACGGCGTAGAGCAGCTCGAAGTCCGGCGCCAGCCCCAAGGTCGGGACGTAGAGCATGATCAGTACCGATTCGGTCAACACATCCTCGAAGATGTCCTCGAGGTCGTAGCCCACGCCGTTCTCGCGGGCCCAGTCGTACATCTCGTCGTTCATGTCCAGTTCGATTTCCGAGTAGACCGGGAAGATCACGTCGTGGGCCGCATTGGCGCCGATCATCAGTTTCATCTCTCCGGCGCCCAGGGTGTTTGCCGTTTGGTAGCGGTTGTAGCTCACCGGCGCGCAACCGACGCACAGCAGGCAGGTGGCAAGCAGCAGGCACAACGAGACTTTGATGGAACGGGTAATAATCATCACAATCCTCCGGGCAATGATTGTAAAATAAAAGCCGCCCCGGCGGGCGGCTTTTTTATTCTAATGGTTTGAGGCCGGAGTCCGGCGAGTTCCTACCAAGTCGCGCCCAGAGCCAGTCCGGGGTAGACCGAGAACATATCGAAGTATTCGTTGGTGTGGTACATGCCGACCACTTCGGGGGTGATCAGGATATCGCCCAGATGGAACTGCACGCCTGCGGCCAGACCGATTTGGTGTGCGTAGAACTGCTCGGTGATCTCGGTCTTGTAGGTCGGAACCACGTTGGCGTCGCGGGTGTAGTCCATCTCGATGAAGTGGAAGGCGTAAATCGGCGCGAAATAGGGCGCGACGTGCTCGAACTGCCAGCCGAAGATCAACGGCAACTCGGCGGTGTAGCCCTGGCCCTTGTAGGAATCGATGCACAGATCGTAATCGAGCTTGTACTCGCGCTCCTTGATCCAGTGCCAACCCAGTCCCGGCGAGATCGAGAACGCGCCGCGGTTGCCCAGCTTGGCGAGCATGATCTTGGCGTTGGCCCGCACGTACAGCGTGCCCGAGACCCGCAGCTCGAGGTCGATCTTGTCGGTCAGCCCGGCGGCGAACAGCACTTCCACGTCGGGCTGCGCGCCGTCAAAGCCGATATCTTCGAAGTCGTCCCAGAAATCGGAGTCGTTGATCTTGTCGGCCAGGTACTGGTACTCCGGGTATTCCAGAGCCCAGACGTCGAGCTTGTCTTCCATCTCGTCGATCAATTCCGGGGCGAGTTGGGAGGCCATGTCCGAGCCGAGGTTGGCCGCGACCATCAGCTTCATCTCACCTTGGCCCAGGGTCTGTGCGGTCTGGT harbors:
- a CDS encoding tetratricopeptide repeat protein, with translation MSITSASSILESRLDWERIKFDQPPGSPVSETDLVWQFFSHNPQTDFYDRNDPLVKAMLRTARADTDPGLLKDLGETYMLTPGHNELASELFREAIDKSEQNGTPPTCPHQGLGVIAFVNGDVQTGIEQLEIYLKNAERLGSNDAGTRSSYWRLGLAYSKQGRLDKARQRIETFGERVTKNYNRAIANAMLSSIAIRQMQDYDTNPHTS
- a CDS encoding GMC family oxidoreductase N-terminal domain-containing protein encodes the protein MVGFAIVGRLFLSYPAVDARAKNLSRRQQLIVEAIGEAMLPEGGAISPSAKQAGVLKYIDEYIVKIAPFYAFGIKALLVMLEQATLIFVPSWRRFSQLSVEERQRYLAGWEESKLYLRRTMFTSVRALFSMGYLDDAEVQKQMGVYRPEGCEQLVPEAEGVDFYAGVKQYQDYSGDLRESCDVLVVGSGPAGAIVAKEAAQLGRDVVLIEEGPIFGPDDFVLEPGESMHRWCREDGLRVAQGNIFLPNMAANCLGGTSVTNSAICARPPDFIYSGWSERHRLEGISREALDPHFDRVHQYLGIRPVADESLGLRNTLFRDACEKLGLDHQPIERNETGCKGCAECFTGCPTRAKKSMDLNYVPDLIKAGGRVYTSMRGEELLIEGRRVRGMRARAVDRKGNAGHTLTIIAKTVVLAAGVMATPLILQKNKAANSSGQVGRNLQYHPGAAIGGFFPEPVNPWEGATQGWQSLHFLDQGFKLEVLWSPLPILAVRFPDFGFKHKEHLAMAKNFAPWDTIVRTKHSFGTVKAKRGWNPIIKWNFDQRDVKVIQRGLGALADLFFAAGADYILPGLHGVPSMINSSEQAQLIKTFPLKATDMVNAGNHIFGTTRMGGDPATSVVDPAGKCHDYDNLYIADTGILPEGTGVNPMFTIMAIADRMAQKIHEGL